In a genomic window of Primulina huaijiensis isolate GDHJ02 chromosome 10, ASM1229523v2, whole genome shotgun sequence:
- the LOC140985891 gene encoding uncharacterized protein: MSDRGRSSDRGGRQPQQFTPRPFGGQPSMQGAGASHTFISKRFVVEHHMRPSPLSMSLLVSTPFGVDISVVSMILDGIISYKGYELRSDMIILDMTDFDCIVRINVLRRYCATVDCYQRVLYFYTDGKEHWTFYGKGSHPRVPLVYAIRMYRLFEHGHVGYLIYAVDVTEKKEEVGIEEIPIVAEFADVFPDEIPSFPSVREVEFGIELMLGTSPISRTPYRMAPAELKAQLQDLLDKGYIRPSVSPSGAPVLFVRKKDVTMRLCIDYRQLNKVTIKNKYPLLHIDDLFDQLQGTSVYSKIDLRSEAEHAGHLRSVLQVLRDRQLYAKLSKCEFWLYQVVFLSHVTSRDEISVDLTKVEAVLQLSAPTSVLEIRSTCCGIRLETAKTTRNKVSTLLAEPDIYGCIREAQMTDERVQRWKELVSRKQDTYFKVADDGSLRMNDRWVVPDTSELRQGLLRHAHYSRYSIHPCDQSSEEKDKRWIEEFRSADLEMGAHIDGFCDSFARSTGTIDAIWSSIPLVEFAYNNSYQSSIQMAPFEALDGRRCRSPLYWDDFDRAAVTGPYMIQEMYRKKLARRYVGPYEMLQRIGTLAYRLALHPSLSCIRDVFHVSMLRKYEPDPSHVLDISEVQLDPDVSYVERPVRILDRFERKLRSKLIPMVKIQWEHRDVEEATWETERHMRELYLYLF, from the exons ATGAGTGATAGAGGTAGATCCTCAGATAGAGGAGGACGACAGCCTCAACAGTTTACACCACGACCTTTTGGAGGACAACCAAGTATGCAGGGAGCTG GTGCctcgcatacatttatatcgaagAGGTTTGTGGTTGAGCATCATATGCGCCCGTCTCCATTGTCTATGTCTCTTTTGGTTTCGACACCTTTTGgagttgatatatcagttgtatCTATGATATTAGATGGTATTATTTCTTATAAGGGCTACGAGCTGAgatctgatatgattattttggatatgactgattttgattgtattgtgagAATTAATGTGCTGAGGAGATATTGTGCGACTGTTGATTGTTATCAGCGGGTACTATATTTTTATACAGACGGGAAAGAGCATTGGACATTTTATGGGAAGGGTTCTCATCCCCGTGTTCCGTTGGTATATGCTATCCGAATGTATCGGTTATTTGAGCATGGACATGTGGGTTATCTTATTTATGCTGTAGATGTGACAGAGAAGAAGGAAGAGGTGGGAATAGAGGAGATACCTATAGTTGCTGAGTTTGCcgatgtatttcctgatgagattCCAAGCTTCCCATCAGTTCGTGAGGTGGAGTTTGGGATTGAGTTGATGCTAGGTACTTCCCCTATTTCTCGTACTCCGTATAGAATGGCACCAGCAGAGTTGAAAGCCCAGTTGCAGGACTTGCTGGACAAGGGATACATTCGTCCTAGTGTATCGCCTTCGGGTGCACCAGTCCTATTTGTAAGAAAGAAAGATGTAACGatgcggctttgtattgactatcgacaGCTGAATAAGGTAacaattaagaataaatatcccctcCTTcatattgatgatttgtttgatcagttgcaaggaaccTCAGTgtattcgaagattgatttgag GAGTGAGGCTGAGCATGCAGGGCATTTACGTTCAGTATTACAGGTACTGCGAGACAGACAGTTGTATGCCAaactcagtaagtgtgagttttggttgtaTCAAGTGGTCTTCTTGAGTCATGTTACATCTAGAGATGAGATTTCTGTTGATCTAACGAAGGTCGAAGCCGTGTTACAGTTGTCTGCACCTACATCTGTActagagatcc gatcGACATGTTGTGGCATACGCCTCGAGACAGCTAAAACCACACGAAACAAG GTATCTACCTTATTAGCTGAACCTGATATATATGGTTGTATTCGTGAGGCACAGATGACAGATGAGAGAGTTCAGCGATGGAAGGAGTTGGTTTCTCGGAAACAAGATACTTATTTTAAAGTGGCTGATGATGGCAGTTTGAGGATGAATGATAGATGGGTAGTTCCTGATACATCTGAGTTACGCCAGGGCTTGTTGCGGCATGCACATTATAGTCGGTATTCTATCCACCCTTGTG ATCAAAGCTCAGAGGAGAAGGACAAGAGGTGGATTGAGGAGTTTAGAAGTGCTGacttggaaatgggagcacatatcgatggattttgtgactcatttgcAAGAAGCACTGGAActattgatgctatttgg TCATCTATTCCATTGGTGGAGTTTgcgtataacaatagttatcagagtAGTATCCAGATGGCTCCATTTGAGGCATTGGATGGGAGGCGTTGTAGATCTCCTTTATACTGGGATGATTTTGATCGAGCTGCAGTCACAGGTCCTTATATGATTCAAGAGATGTACAGAAA AAAGTTGGCACGGAGATATGTTGGCCCGTATGAGATGTTGCAGCGGATAGGCACTTTGGCTTATCGATTGGCTCTACATCCATCTTTATCTTGTATTCgtgatgtgtttcatgtgtcgatgttgcggaagtatgagCCGGATCCTTCACATGTGTTAGATATTTCTGAGGTTCAGTTAGATCCTGATGTGTCTTATGTTGAGAGACCAGTTCGTATTTTGGATCGATTTGAACGGAAGCTTCGTAGTAAGCTTATACCGATGGTGAAGATTCAGTGGGAGCATCGAGATgtcgaagaggccacttgggagacagagcgACATATGAGGGAGCTCTACCTCTACTTATTCTGA